In one window of Bradyrhizobium diazoefficiens DNA:
- a CDS encoding SDR family oxidoreductase produces MFKENLLAGRRILVTGGGTGLGKSMAARFLELGAEVHICGRRKIVCDETATELMDQFGGRVTSHGVDIRNALAVEEMIETIFRDGPLTDLINNAAGNFISRSEELSPRGFDAVANIVMHGTFYVTHAVGKRWIALKQPGNVVSITVTWVRNGSPYVVPSAMSKSAIHAMTMSLATEWGRYGIRLNTIAPGEIPTEGMSKRIKPGDEAGARTKAMNPMGRVGTMEELQNLAVFLISGGCDWITGETIAMDGAQALAMGGNFYQLRDWSDDDWKTARESIMAQNEKDRAKRG; encoded by the coding sequence ATGTTCAAGGAAAATCTTCTGGCTGGACGGCGCATTCTCGTGACCGGCGGCGGCACCGGGCTCGGCAAGTCGATGGCGGCGCGCTTTCTTGAGCTTGGCGCCGAGGTGCACATCTGCGGCCGGCGCAAGATCGTCTGCGACGAAACCGCGACCGAGCTGATGGATCAGTTTGGCGGCCGCGTCACCAGCCATGGCGTCGACATCCGCAACGCGCTCGCGGTCGAGGAGATGATCGAGACCATCTTTCGCGATGGTCCTCTCACCGACCTCATCAACAACGCCGCCGGCAATTTCATCTCGCGCAGCGAAGAGCTGTCGCCACGCGGCTTCGATGCGGTCGCCAACATCGTAATGCACGGCACGTTCTACGTGACGCATGCGGTCGGCAAGCGCTGGATCGCCTTGAAGCAGCCCGGCAACGTCGTCTCGATCACCGTGACCTGGGTGCGCAACGGCTCGCCTTACGTGGTGCCGTCGGCGATGAGCAAGTCGGCGATCCACGCCATGACGATGTCGCTGGCGACCGAATGGGGCCGATACGGCATCCGCCTCAACACGATCGCACCGGGCGAGATCCCGACCGAGGGCATGAGCAAGCGCATCAAGCCCGGCGACGAGGCCGGCGCGCGCACCAAGGCGATGAACCCGATGGGCCGCGTCGGCACCATGGAGGAGCTGCAGAACCTCGCGGTGTTTTTGATCTCCGGCGGCTGCGACTGGATCACCGGCGAGACGATCGCCATGGACGGCGCGCAGGCGCTCGCCATGGGCGGTAATTTCTACCAGCTCCGCGACTGGAGCGACGACGACTGGAAAACCGCCCGCGAGAGCATCATGGCGCAGAACGAGAAGGACCGGGCGAAGCGGGGGTAG
- a CDS encoding fatty acid--CoA ligase, whose product MSTQPLANLADMVRERATSRGHATAYEFEGRVTSFAEFDAKTNKVANALLAMGVKKGDRIAYLGKNSDVYFELLMGAMKAGVVMAPVNWRLAGPEVAFIVTDCKAPVLFVGPEFITQVRQIRDQIPVVRTIITTEGGAPEWQDFAAWRDAQSGDDPKVAIDTRDIAIQLYTSGTTGKPKGAMLSHANFLNLVQTGNAEDKPEWNRWSTDDISLVAMPIFHIGGSGWGVMGLYHGARGVIAREFDPTKVLDFFEQSGITKLFMVPAAMQFVVRQPRARTVDFSRLKYMLYGASPIPAALLKECIEIFKCGFVQMYGMTETTGTIVALPPEDHVEGLERMRSAGKALPGVEIAILDIDGKPLPPRQVGEIATRSGSNMAGYWNLPEATASTLRGDGWLRTGDAGYMDEDGYLYIHDRIKDMIISGGENIYPAEVESALCDHPDVAEAAVIGIPDDKWGEAVKAVVVMKPGKQATATDIINFTRERIAGFKTPKSVEFLPALPRNPSGKILRRELREPYWAGKDRRVN is encoded by the coding sequence ATGTCCACACAGCCATTGGCGAATCTCGCCGACATGGTGCGCGAGCGCGCGACGAGCCGCGGCCACGCCACCGCCTACGAGTTCGAGGGCCGCGTCACCAGCTTTGCCGAGTTCGACGCCAAGACCAACAAGGTCGCGAATGCGCTTCTTGCGATGGGTGTGAAGAAGGGCGACCGCATCGCCTATCTCGGCAAGAACAGCGACGTTTATTTCGAGCTGTTGATGGGCGCGATGAAGGCCGGCGTGGTGATGGCGCCGGTGAACTGGCGGCTGGCGGGACCCGAGGTCGCCTTCATCGTCACCGACTGCAAGGCGCCGGTGCTGTTCGTCGGGCCGGAGTTCATCACGCAGGTCCGCCAGATCAGGGATCAGATCCCGGTCGTCCGCACCATCATCACCACCGAAGGCGGCGCGCCGGAATGGCAGGATTTTGCCGCGTGGCGCGATGCGCAGAGCGGCGACGATCCCAAGGTAGCGATCGACACCAGGGACATCGCGATCCAGCTCTATACGTCAGGCACGACCGGCAAGCCGAAGGGCGCGATGCTGTCGCATGCGAACTTCCTTAACCTGGTCCAGACCGGCAACGCCGAGGACAAGCCGGAGTGGAACCGGTGGTCAACCGACGACATCTCGCTGGTGGCGATGCCGATCTTCCATATCGGCGGCTCCGGCTGGGGCGTGATGGGCCTCTATCACGGCGCCCGCGGCGTGATCGCGCGCGAGTTCGATCCGACCAAGGTGCTGGATTTCTTCGAGCAGTCGGGCATCACAAAGCTGTTCATGGTGCCGGCGGCGATGCAGTTCGTGGTGCGGCAGCCGCGCGCGAGGACGGTCGACTTTTCACGATTGAAATACATGCTGTACGGCGCCTCTCCCATTCCCGCAGCCTTGCTGAAGGAATGCATCGAAATCTTCAAATGCGGCTTCGTGCAGATGTACGGCATGACCGAAACGACTGGCACCATCGTCGCGCTACCGCCGGAGGATCACGTCGAGGGCCTGGAGCGGATGCGGTCCGCCGGCAAGGCGCTGCCGGGCGTCGAGATCGCCATTCTCGACATCGACGGCAAGCCGCTGCCGCCGCGTCAGGTCGGCGAGATCGCGACGCGCTCGGGCTCCAACATGGCGGGCTACTGGAATCTGCCGGAAGCAACCGCCTCGACGCTGCGCGGCGACGGCTGGCTGCGCACGGGAGACGCCGGTTACATGGACGAGGACGGCTATCTCTACATCCACGACCGCATCAAGGACATGATCATCTCCGGTGGCGAGAACATCTACCCGGCCGAGGTCGAGAGCGCGCTGTGCGATCATCCTGACGTCGCGGAAGCTGCCGTGATCGGCATCCCCGACGACAAATGGGGCGAGGCCGTGAAGGCCGTGGTGGTGATGAAACCGGGCAAGCAGGCGACCGCCACCGACATCATCAACTTCACCCGCGAGCGCATCGCCGGCTTCAAGACGCCGAAGAGCGTGGAGTTCTTGCCGGCGCTGCCGCGCAATCCGTCAGGCAAGATCTTGCGAAGGGAGTTGCGGGAACCGTATTGGGCGGGAAAGGATCGGCGGGTGAATTAG
- a CDS encoding acyl-CoA dehydrogenase family protein, whose amino-acid sequence MDFSLPADLVAYLGELDRFIEREIKPLEQVDDNIRFFDHRREWARTDFENGGLPRHEWEVLLRKAKDLADAAGHLRFPVPKQYGGKDGSNLWMAAIREHFAAKGLGLHNDLQNEHSVVGNFPVVTMLDRYGRDDQKAMIDGSIRGKYRITFGLTEPNHGSDATHMETRAVPATRDNIKGWIINGEKMWTTGMHVATHCALFARTSGNDGDARGITCFLVPAKSHGVKVEEYMWTFNMPTDHPRVSFTDVFVPDDAQFGEVGRGLSLAQCFVHQNRIRQAASSLGAAVYCIDESVKYARERKPFGRALAENQAIQFPLVELATQAEMLRLLIRKTAWEMDKLTEEQIERTLSDRVSMCNYWANRLCCESADRAMQVHGGMGYSRHKPFEHIYRHHRRYRITEGSEEIQIRKVAGFLFGYMGPGKH is encoded by the coding sequence GTGGATTTCTCACTGCCTGCCGACCTCGTCGCCTATCTCGGAGAGCTCGACCGTTTCATTGAACGCGAGATCAAGCCGCTGGAACAAGTCGACGACAACATCCGCTTCTTCGATCATCGCCGCGAATGGGCCCGCACCGATTTCGAGAACGGCGGCCTGCCCCGGCACGAATGGGAAGTGCTGCTGCGCAAGGCAAAGGATCTTGCCGACGCCGCCGGCCATTTGCGCTTTCCGGTGCCGAAGCAATATGGCGGCAAGGACGGCTCCAATCTCTGGATGGCCGCCATCCGCGAGCATTTTGCCGCAAAGGGGCTCGGCCTGCACAACGACCTTCAGAACGAGCATTCCGTCGTCGGCAATTTCCCCGTCGTCACCATGCTCGATCGCTACGGCCGCGACGACCAGAAGGCGATGATCGACGGATCGATCAGGGGCAAGTATCGCATCACCTTTGGATTGACCGAACCAAATCACGGCTCGGACGCCACCCACATGGAGACGCGCGCGGTGCCGGCGACCCGCGACAACATCAAGGGCTGGATCATCAACGGCGAGAAGATGTGGACCACCGGCATGCACGTCGCCACGCATTGCGCGCTGTTCGCGCGCACGAGTGGCAATGACGGCGATGCCCGCGGCATCACCTGCTTCCTGGTGCCGGCCAAGAGCCATGGCGTCAAGGTCGAGGAGTACATGTGGACTTTCAACATGCCGACCGATCATCCGCGCGTCAGTTTTACCGACGTGTTCGTGCCTGATGATGCGCAGTTCGGCGAGGTCGGCCGCGGCCTGTCGCTGGCGCAGTGTTTTGTGCACCAAAACCGCATCCGTCAGGCGGCGAGCTCGCTCGGCGCTGCCGTCTACTGCATCGACGAAAGCGTGAAATACGCGCGTGAGCGCAAACCGTTTGGCAGGGCGCTCGCTGAGAACCAGGCGATCCAGTTTCCGCTGGTGGAGCTCGCCACGCAGGCTGAGATGCTGCGCCTTCTGATCCGCAAGACCGCCTGGGAGATGGACAAGCTGACCGAGGAGCAAATCGAGCGCACGCTCTCGGACCGCGTCTCGATGTGCAACTACTGGGCAAACCGCCTCTGTTGCGAATCCGCCGATCGCGCCATGCAGGTCCACGGCGGCATGGGCTACTCACGCCACAAGCCGTTCGAGCACATTTATCGGCATCACAGGCGGTATCGGATCACGGAGGGCAGCGAGGAGATTCAGATTCGCAAGGTGGCGGGGTTTTTGTTCGGCTATATGGGGCCGGGGAAGCATTGA
- a CDS encoding enoyl-CoA hydratase-related protein — MELKFSKVERKGPITIVTLSRPEVYNALHTDAHFELQKVFDDFSADAEQWVAIVTGAGDKAFCAGNDLKWQAAGGKRGWDKGGFAGLTARFDCDKPIIAAVNGVAMGGGFEIALACDLIIASENATFALPEPRVGLAALAGGLHRLPRQIGLKRAMGMILTARHVSAKEGHELGFVNEVVPQGEALAGALRWAEMITKNSPMSIRASKQTIQKGLGVSLEQAIEEQREYPAVKAMVASQDYIEGPKAFSEKRPPKWVGK, encoded by the coding sequence ATGGAGCTGAAATTTTCCAAGGTGGAACGCAAGGGGCCGATCACGATCGTCACGCTGTCGCGGCCCGAGGTCTACAACGCGCTGCACACCGATGCGCATTTCGAGCTCCAAAAGGTGTTCGACGATTTCTCCGCCGATGCCGAGCAGTGGGTCGCGATCGTCACTGGCGCCGGCGACAAGGCGTTCTGCGCCGGCAACGATTTGAAGTGGCAGGCGGCGGGCGGCAAACGTGGTTGGGACAAGGGCGGCTTCGCCGGCCTCACTGCGCGATTCGACTGCGACAAGCCGATCATCGCCGCGGTCAACGGCGTCGCGATGGGCGGCGGCTTCGAGATCGCGCTCGCCTGCGACCTGATCATCGCCTCGGAGAACGCGACCTTCGCCCTGCCCGAGCCGCGCGTTGGGCTCGCTGCGCTCGCCGGCGGTCTTCACCGCCTGCCACGGCAGATCGGGCTCAAGCGCGCCATGGGCATGATCCTCACCGCGCGCCATGTCAGCGCCAAGGAGGGCCATGAGCTCGGCTTCGTCAACGAAGTGGTGCCGCAGGGCGAAGCGCTTGCGGGCGCGCTACGCTGGGCCGAGATGATCACCAAGAACTCGCCGATGTCGATCCGGGCATCGAAGCAGACCATCCAGAAGGGGCTCGGCGTGTCGCTGGAGCAGGCGATCGAGGAACAGCGGGAATACCCGGCGGTAAAGGCGATGGTGGCGTCGCAGGATTACATCGAAGGCCCGAAGGCGTTCTCGGAGAAGCGACCGCCGAAATGGGTGGGGAAGTAG
- a CDS encoding DUF6285 domain-containing protein, which yields MQDEPTPIELTRVVAEFLRNDIAPLISGHQAFKLRVAVNILDLVTRQLTQEEGSDAKEVERLRALLGVDGSVVDLNRVLAERIATGEVDLATPGLADHLWATTMDKLAVDQPNYASYKRELSRGG from the coding sequence ATGCAGGACGAACCAACACCGATCGAGCTGACCAGAGTGGTCGCCGAGTTTCTCCGCAACGACATCGCGCCGCTGATCAGCGGCCATCAGGCCTTCAAGTTGCGCGTCGCCGTCAACATTTTGGACCTCGTCACGCGGCAATTGACGCAGGAGGAGGGAAGCGACGCGAAGGAGGTGGAGCGGTTGCGTGCGCTGCTTGGCGTGGATGGTTCGGTGGTTGATCTCAACCGCGTGCTCGCCGAGCGCATTGCCACGGGTGAGGTCGACCTCGCAACCCCCGGGCTCGCCGATCATCTTTGGGCAACCACGATGGACAAGCTCGCAGTCGATCAGCCGAACTACGCGTCGTACAAGCGGGAGCTGTCCCGCGGCGGGTGA
- a CDS encoding phosphotransferase family protein — MIEAELSRSVARWCKGATGVTGAAKLSGGASQETWRFDILHPDGPIGAILRRSPKGYGAAPTRAAGLAAEAQLMQLAYEAGVPSPRVMHVLTPDEDLGTGFIMQRVEGETIARKILRDDEFAAARPRLARQIGGVLAGLHRLPQDKLPELRSRSATQEISEFERDYRSLNWPKPVFELALRWLRDHDPGPSTEVTLVHGDFRNGNLIIGADGVRAVLDWELAHLGDPMEDLGWVCVNSWRFGEIDKPVGGFGSRDELFAGYEAAGRRVDPSRVKFWEVMGTLRWGIMCGGMMQRFREGPDHSMERAMIGRRASETEIDLLRLLAPRGG; from the coding sequence ATGATCGAGGCCGAACTCTCCCGCAGCGTTGCGCGCTGGTGCAAGGGGGCGACTGGCGTCACCGGCGCGGCCAAGCTGTCGGGCGGTGCCAGCCAGGAGACCTGGCGCTTCGACATCTTGCATCCCGACGGGCCGATCGGAGCGATCCTGCGCCGCTCGCCGAAAGGCTATGGCGCTGCTCCCACGCGTGCAGCGGGACTTGCAGCAGAAGCGCAGCTGATGCAGCTCGCCTATGAGGCTGGCGTGCCGTCGCCGCGTGTGATGCACGTGTTGACGCCGGACGAGGATCTCGGCACCGGCTTCATCATGCAGCGAGTCGAGGGCGAGACCATCGCCCGCAAGATTCTGCGCGATGACGAGTTCGCAGCGGCGCGGCCGCGTCTCGCGCGCCAGATCGGAGGCGTCCTTGCGGGGCTACACAGGCTGCCGCAGGATAAATTGCCCGAGCTGCGCAGCCGATCGGCGACGCAGGAAATCTCTGAATTCGAGCGCGACTATCGCAGCCTCAACTGGCCAAAGCCGGTGTTCGAGTTGGCGCTGCGCTGGCTGCGCGACCACGATCCCGGCCCCTCGACTGAAGTGACGCTGGTGCACGGCGATTTCCGCAACGGCAATCTCATCATCGGCGCCGATGGCGTCCGTGCGGTGCTGGACTGGGAGCTCGCTCATCTCGGCGATCCCATGGAGGATCTTGGCTGGGTTTGCGTTAACTCCTGGCGCTTTGGCGAGATCGACAAGCCCGTCGGCGGTTTTGGCTCGCGCGACGAGTTGTTCGCTGGCTACGAGGCCGCTGGCCGCAGGGTCGACCCATCGCGCGTCAAATTCTGGGAAGTGATGGGCACGCTGCGCTGGGGCATCATGTGCGGCGGCATGATGCAGCGGTTCCGCGAGGGGCCGGACCATTCCATGGAACGTGCGATGATCGGCCGCCGGGCATCCGAGACTGAGATCGATCTGCTGCGGCTGCTCGCGCCGCGGGGAGGTTAG
- a CDS encoding enoyl-CoA hydratase/isomerase, with the protein MQFKHVTLEFDGSVAILRLDHQEVMNAVSLDMLGGLSDALDAIEEKKDEVRCVVLTGAGRAFCTGANLQGRNDQSKKTKAGLTLETGFHPFLRRIRNLHCPIVTAVNGPAAGAGMSFALLGDMVLCARSSYFLQAFRRIGLVPDCGSTWLLPRLIGKARSVELSLMGERLPAEKALEWGLVNRVYDDGVLMEEAMKLARDLASGPTIALSLIRKLYWDSPENSFEDQLNLEFQCQLRAGDTQDFREGVGAFLEKRPAQFKGK; encoded by the coding sequence ATGCAGTTCAAACACGTCACGCTCGAATTCGATGGTTCTGTCGCGATCCTCCGGCTCGACCATCAGGAGGTGATGAACGCGGTGTCCCTGGACATGCTGGGCGGGCTCTCCGATGCGCTCGACGCGATCGAGGAGAAGAAGGACGAGGTGCGCTGCGTCGTGCTGACCGGTGCGGGGCGGGCGTTCTGTACCGGTGCGAATCTGCAGGGCCGCAACGATCAGTCGAAGAAGACCAAGGCTGGCTTGACGCTCGAGACCGGATTTCACCCGTTCCTGCGCCGCATCCGCAATCTGCATTGCCCGATCGTGACTGCGGTCAACGGCCCGGCCGCGGGCGCCGGCATGAGTTTCGCGCTGCTCGGCGACATGGTTTTATGCGCGCGCTCATCTTACTTTCTTCAAGCGTTCCGCCGCATCGGCCTCGTGCCGGATTGCGGCTCGACCTGGCTGCTGCCGCGCCTGATCGGCAAGGCGCGCTCGGTCGAATTGTCGCTGATGGGCGAGCGCCTGCCGGCAGAGAAGGCGCTGGAATGGGGCCTCGTCAATCGCGTCTACGATGACGGCGTGCTGATGGAGGAGGCGATGAAGCTCGCGCGCGATCTCGCGAGCGGTCCGACGATTGCGCTGTCGCTGATCCGCAAGCTCTATTGGGACAGCCCCGAAAATTCCTTCGAGGACCAGCTCAATCTCGAATTCCAGTGCCAGCTGCGTGCCGGCGATACGCAGGATTTCCGTGAGGGTGTCGGCGCCTTCCTGGAGAAGCGCCCCGCGCAGTTCAAAGGCAAATGA
- a CDS encoding SDR family NAD(P)-dependent oxidoreductase, protein MNLFDLTGRVAVITGGNGGIGLGIAQALAGQGCNVSIWGRNADKNKAAAASMAGLSGKVDTRVCDVTDPASVNAAMKATLDTFGRVDGCFANAGIGGGGRRSFIERTEEEWRTMFATNLDGVFHAFQAAARHMTDRANAGDPFGRLVATSSLASIFGTARNEHYAATKAAINALVRALGVELARHGVTANAILPGWIKSDMTAGIMANEKFVANVMPRIPVRRFGEASDFGGIAVYLMSKASSYHTADTFVIDGGYTAF, encoded by the coding sequence ATGAACCTTTTCGACCTCACCGGCCGCGTCGCCGTGATCACCGGCGGCAATGGCGGTATCGGGCTCGGCATCGCGCAGGCGCTGGCAGGCCAGGGCTGCAACGTCTCGATCTGGGGTCGCAATGCCGACAAGAATAAGGCCGCTGCCGCGAGCATGGCGGGCCTCTCCGGCAAGGTCGACACCCGCGTCTGCGACGTCACCGATCCGGCTTCCGTCAATGCCGCGATGAAGGCCACGTTGGATACGTTCGGCCGGGTCGACGGCTGCTTTGCCAATGCCGGCATTGGCGGCGGTGGCCGCAGGTCCTTCATCGAGCGCACCGAGGAGGAATGGCGCACGATGTTTGCGACCAATCTCGACGGCGTGTTCCACGCCTTTCAGGCTGCTGCGAGGCACATGACCGATCGCGCCAATGCCGGCGATCCCTTCGGGCGGCTGGTGGCGACATCGAGCCTCGCCTCGATCTTCGGCACCGCGCGCAACGAGCACTATGCCGCGACCAAGGCCGCCATCAACGCGCTGGTGCGCGCACTTGGTGTCGAGCTCGCCCGCCACGGTGTCACCGCGAACGCGATCCTGCCCGGCTGGATCAAGAGCGACATGACCGCGGGCATCATGGCGAACGAGAAGTTCGTCGCCAACGTGATGCCGCGGATTCCGGTGCGCCGCTTCGGCGAGGCCAGCGATTTCGGCGGCATCGCGGTGTATCTGATGAGCAAGGCGTCGTCGTATCACACCGCGGATACGTTCGTGATCGACGGCGGCTATACGGCGTTTTGA
- a CDS encoding VOC family protein, with protein sequence MFSHIMVGTNDLDKAKTFYDNLLSTLEVRPARVDGHRIFYITKTGVFSVTKPINGEAATCANGGTIGFAANSPEQVDKWHAAGVAAGGTPIENPPGIREGAGNKLYLAYLRDLDGNKICAMHRMPA encoded by the coding sequence ATGTTTTCACACATCATGGTCGGCACCAACGACCTCGACAAGGCCAAGACCTTTTACGACAATTTGCTGAGCACGCTCGAAGTGCGGCCGGCCAGGGTCGACGGTCATCGCATTTTCTACATCACCAAGACCGGCGTGTTCTCGGTGACCAAGCCGATCAACGGCGAGGCGGCAACCTGCGCGAATGGCGGCACCATTGGCTTTGCGGCCAACTCGCCTGAGCAGGTCGACAAGTGGCACGCCGCCGGCGTCGCCGCCGGTGGAACGCCGATCGAGAATCCGCCCGGCATCCGCGAGGGCGCGGGGAACAAGCTCTATCTCGCTTATCTGCGCGACCTCGACGGCAACAAGATCTGCGCGATGCATCGGATGCCGGCTTGA
- a CDS encoding acyl-CoA dehydrogenase family protein, whose amino-acid sequence MTKHTYIPRTTNYTLNPGDELNDLRMSDQVRPLYDHVRKFIRDTVEPMSIEFAKAGEGKQDRWSFTPKQLEVLEVAKNKAKKEGLWNFFLPDDETGQGLKNLDYAYIASELGKSPLASESMNCSAPDTGNMEVLERVGTKEQKEKWLKPLMNGEIRSAYVMTEPNVASSDAKNISTTAKLVGDEWVINGEKYYISGVGDPRCKILIVMVKTNPDAAPSKQQSQILVPRDTPGVEVLGPMYVFGQDHAPRGHMHMRFNNVRVPKENMLLGEGRGFEISQLRLGPGRIHHCMRTIGKAEKALDLMVQRGLTREAFGKKIAHLGGNMQIIAQARCEIEAMRLMVLKAAKAMDVLGNKEARVWVSMVKAMVPERACKIIDQSIQMHGATGISHWTPLAEMYQDVRHLRFADGPDEVHWMVVGRHELSMA is encoded by the coding sequence ATGACAAAACACACCTACATTCCCCGCACCACCAACTACACGCTCAATCCCGGCGACGAGCTCAACGACCTCCGCATGTCGGACCAGGTCCGGCCGCTCTACGATCACGTCAGGAAGTTCATCCGCGACACCGTCGAGCCGATGTCGATCGAGTTCGCCAAGGCAGGCGAAGGCAAGCAAGACCGCTGGAGCTTTACGCCGAAGCAGCTCGAGGTGCTGGAGGTCGCGAAGAACAAGGCCAAGAAAGAAGGCCTCTGGAACTTCTTCCTGCCCGATGACGAGACCGGCCAGGGCCTGAAGAATCTCGACTACGCCTATATCGCCTCCGAACTCGGCAAGAGCCCGCTAGCCTCCGAGAGCATGAACTGTTCGGCGCCGGACACCGGCAACATGGAGGTGCTGGAGCGCGTCGGCACCAAGGAGCAGAAGGAGAAGTGGCTGAAGCCGCTGATGAACGGCGAGATCCGCTCGGCCTATGTCATGACCGAGCCGAACGTCGCCTCCTCTGACGCCAAGAACATCTCGACCACGGCAAAGCTCGTCGGCGATGAATGGGTCATCAACGGCGAGAAATATTACATCTCCGGCGTCGGCGATCCCCGCTGCAAGATCCTCATCGTAATGGTGAAGACCAATCCGGATGCCGCCCCGAGCAAGCAGCAGTCGCAGATCCTGGTGCCGCGCGACACGCCCGGCGTCGAGGTGCTCGGTCCCATGTATGTGTTCGGTCAGGACCACGCTCCGCGCGGCCACATGCACATGCGCTTCAACAATGTGCGCGTGCCCAAGGAGAACATGCTGCTCGGCGAAGGCCGCGGCTTCGAGATCTCGCAGCTCCGCCTTGGGCCCGGCCGCATCCATCACTGCATGCGCACCATCGGCAAGGCCGAGAAGGCGCTCGATTTGATGGTGCAGCGTGGCCTCACCCGCGAAGCCTTCGGCAAGAAGATCGCCCATCTCGGCGGCAACATGCAAATCATCGCGCAGGCCCGCTGCGAGATCGAGGCGATGCGGCTGATGGTGCTGAAGGCGGCGAAGGCCATGGACGTGCTCGGCAACAAGGAGGCCCGCGTCTGGGTCTCCATGGTCAAGGCCATGGTGCCCGAGCGCGCCTGCAAGATCATCGACCAGTCGATCCAGATGCACGGCGCCACCGGCATCTCGCACTGGACCCCGCTGGCCGAGATGTACCAGGACGTCCGCCATTTGCGCTTTGCCGACGGTCCGGACGAGGTGCACTGGATGGTGGTGGGTCGTCACGAGCTGAGCATGGCGTAA
- a CDS encoding flavin reductase family protein yields MEYAASDLTPRERYKVLTSFILPRPIAWVTSVGPTGVVNAAPFSFFNAFCEDPPLCMFAANRKPNGQDKDTFLNIQRTGEFVVNIADEPLARAMHESSGDFPPEIGEPDYLGLTLAPSSKIAVPRLADTPWAMECKLWKMIDVNDDRRLIMGEGIHFHIRDELWDDEAMRVHMDRYHPIGRMFADRYCRTDDRVVFPAAEGAKGK; encoded by the coding sequence ATGGAATACGCCGCCAGCGACCTGACGCCACGCGAGCGCTACAAGGTGCTGACGTCCTTTATCCTGCCGCGGCCGATCGCATGGGTGACCTCGGTCGGGCCGACCGGCGTAGTCAACGCCGCGCCCTTCAGCTTCTTCAACGCGTTCTGCGAGGATCCGCCGCTTTGCATGTTTGCGGCGAACCGCAAGCCCAACGGACAGGACAAGGACACCTTCCTCAACATCCAGCGGACCGGCGAGTTCGTCGTCAACATCGCAGACGAGCCGCTGGCGAGGGCGATGCATGAGAGCAGCGGCGACTTTCCGCCCGAGATCGGCGAGCCCGACTATCTCGGCTTGACGCTCGCACCCTCAAGCAAGATCGCCGTGCCGCGGCTGGCCGACACACCCTGGGCGATGGAGTGCAAGCTCTGGAAGATGATCGACGTCAACGACGATCGCCGGCTGATCATGGGGGAAGGCATCCACTTCCACATCCGCGACGAGCTCTGGGACGACGAGGCGATGCGGGTGCATATGGATCGCTATCACCCGATCGGCCGCATGTTCGCCGACCGCTACTGCCGCACCGATGACCGCGTGGTGTTTCCCGCGGCAGAGGGTGCGAAGGGCAAGTAG
- the yghU gene encoding glutathione-dependent disulfide-bond oxidoreductase: MTETPYVPPKVWTWDKESGGQFASINRPIAGPTHDKELPVGKHPFQLYSLATPNGVKVTVMFEELLAAGHSGAEYDAWLIKIDGNQFGSGFVGVNPNSKIPALMDRSGPTPIRIFESGAILVHLAEKFGAFLPTSGQARAETLSWLFWQMGSAPFLGGGFGHFYAYAPTKIEYAINRYAMEVKRQLDVLDRRLADNEYLAGKEYTIADMAVWPWYGALAKGLVYGAGEFLSVHDYKNVQRWTDQIAKRPAVKRGRMVNRISGDPASQLHERHDASDFETKTQDKIAPAM; this comes from the coding sequence ATGACCGAAACGCCTTACGTGCCGCCTAAAGTCTGGACCTGGGACAAGGAGAGCGGCGGGCAGTTCGCCAGTATCAACCGTCCGATCGCCGGTCCCACCCACGACAAGGAGCTGCCGGTCGGCAAGCATCCCTTCCAGCTCTATTCGCTGGCGACGCCGAATGGCGTCAAAGTCACTGTGATGTTCGAGGAATTGCTGGCCGCAGGCCACAGCGGCGCGGAATATGACGCCTGGCTGATCAAGATCGACGGCAACCAGTTCGGCAGCGGCTTTGTCGGGGTCAACCCCAACTCGAAGATTCCGGCGCTGATGGATCGCAGCGGGCCGACGCCGATCAGGATCTTCGAGTCCGGCGCGATCCTGGTGCACCTTGCGGAAAAGTTCGGTGCTTTCCTGCCGACCAGCGGCCAGGCGCGGGCGGAAACCCTGTCCTGGCTGTTCTGGCAGATGGGTAGCGCGCCGTTTCTCGGCGGCGGCTTCGGCCACTTCTATGCCTATGCGCCGACCAAGATCGAATACGCCATCAACCGCTATGCGATGGAAGTGAAGCGCCAGCTCGACGTGCTCGACCGCCGTCTTGCGGACAACGAATATCTCGCGGGCAAAGAGTACACCATCGCCGATATGGCGGTGTGGCCATGGTACGGCGCGCTCGCCAAGGGGCTGGTCTATGGCGCCGGCGAATTCCTGTCGGTGCACGACTACAAGAACGTGCAGCGCTGGACCGACCAGATCGCCAAGCGCCCGGCGGTGAAGCGCGGCCGCATGGTCAACCGCATCTCCGGCGATCCCGCCAGCCAGCTTCACGAGCGCCACGACGCGAGCGATTTCGAGACCAAGACGCAGGACAAGATCGCGCCGGCGATGTAG